The DNA segment CATTCTGTCCACCTTTGTAGTTTTTGGCTCATTTTAACACCACATTGTAAGTGATGGTTTTACAATTAACACATATGACATCACAAAGGCGACACTCACTTGTAATCAGCGGAAACTCTGAACCGGTAAACAGTAGAGTTTACGCGTTGCTAGGCAACGTGGCTCGGCCCTCTGCGCACGTCTTGATGGTGAACTTACATGTGACTTCCTTTTGCTCATTAAAGATATTACCGAAAAAATGTTGTTTGAAACGGACAACAAACCTACCGTATATGACCAAATAGCGGATTTTCAGCGGAAACTTCAACTTTTAGGTAAGTTTCGAGGCTGCGGTCATTTGTTGCTACTTCATCGATCAAATCGACTGCAATTATTATTAATACGATACGTGCCGCCGggcagagagcgacaggagtgcCTACTATGAAAGCTCTCAGTCGGCCTTGGAGAAGAACCGCCAGCACATCTTGCAGCTTCGGGAGGAGAACAGGGACCTGAAGAAGAGGGTGTCGGAGGCCGAAGCAGTGAGGACAACAACGAACCTCGACATCCTGACTGAGATCGTATTGATCACAATCGACTGTCGCTTCTCTTTCAGGATGAACAACAACTCGTACAATCGGCCATACACGGCCGAGGGGTGGAAAAGGACACCGGGCCACTAATGTCCGGCAAGGTTGTATGCATGACTGCACCTAGCTTTGTCGTTTTTTGTGATCTGTGGCTTGTCTCACAGATGTAGCTACCTCCATTCTGAAACAAAGGATAAGAAATTAATTCGGGACTGTCATGTAAATCTATCTCCTCAATGTCATGTAAATCTACAAAactgtcaaaataaaaatataaatacaaacaaaaagtaaaaatataaatacaaaattaatttatatttctgtatttatttactacatatttatatttattatatatttgttttactttatattatatattttgttgtttttaatttgaaacACAAATTAATATATTTTAGCAGAACAGTAACAGTCGAAAGTCAGTTGAAAGCCAAAGAATAAGAATGTGTCCTTTCACAATTAAGCAGCTCTGACCATTTAATGGACAGATCGGGGAGGGCAAAAAAACATAACTCAACCCACCATACAGGACAATCTTTCGAGGTATCccataaaaatgttaaaataaggCCAAAGTATCTGCATGTGTTTAcattacaaaatgttttttttgtaatgcagAGTATTTCCCGCGATCCAAATGAAACCCACCAGCAATAACTGGAACCTAACAGTGGGTTCTCTTGTATTCTTAGGCAGCCCTATCCAAACTTGAACACCGGGTCACGTCCAAGATGAAACGTCTCAACGCGTTGAAGCACGCTACTCAAACTCACCAGCGCCGCCTCGAAGACCTCAAGAGGGAATGCCTCAGACTTGAAGCAATGGGCTTCAACCAAGCACTCTCAGACAAGGAGGAGATTACAATGGTATATTACCTGTTTGCACATGCAAAAACTTTAATCTTTCATATCACTATGATTGAACCAATATTTCATAACAACTAAAACAGTACTGTTAATTATTTACCCTTGCCCTTCAATGACAtctgcaacaaaataaaaagatgattattaactttcattttatttatttatttatttttatttataaaatgtgGCTTCCTCCTTTCAAGCTGAGAAAGTTATGCAGGACTCCTATTCAacttagtcaaagtcaaagtcaaagtcagctttattgtcaaactTAAGAGGTCTTACAAAATTCCCCATTTACCATTTGGAATGAGAGGACTCTTATGCAGAGAAGAAAAATATGATTTTATGATCTTCTTATCTATCTTATTAAATGTCTTGCTCTCTGTATCTGCAGAAATTGAGGTCACTGCAGAACTGTCTGGAAAAGAACCAGCTCAAGTGCAAGGAAGCAGCAAACATCATGACTAATTACCTAAAACTGAAAAGTCACTTGCAGGTTAGTTGTGGTGAACCTCAAGATGACTTGACAGACCCGCTTCAATGCTTCATCTATCGTTTTTTTGTTGGCAGGAGGAGAGtctgactttccagggtcagatAGATGATCTAGAAGCAGAAATCATAAAGCATAGGAAAGAAGTGCATGAAGTGCAGGAAATGAACAACAAAGCCCAGCTCTCCAAAGAAACAGCAATTGTAAATTTGTTTTACGCAAACAAAATTTCATGAAATTCACATTATGCTATCGCCACAAATTTGCTGTAAATTTCATTTGTCAATTCAAATCTTTACATATCTTGCTTTAAAGATTTCAAAGCCTACTTAACCTGCATCATCACTGTTGTAAATGTCAAGTTTCTAGATACTCTTGACTGTTTTATGTACATCCTAGGTTGAGttacagcagcaggaggagcGGTTCTACAAGGAGCACCAAGAAAAAGATTATCTTTTAGCCATTTACCGCAAAAGGGTGCAGGAGATTAAAGCCCGTGCTGAAAAGTTAGATGTGAGTCACACAAAATGTCTTATAAAGTCTGTTGGCCTGCATGAGAAAATCGTTGACGCGTGCTCGTGAATCAAATCTAATGAAACGTGCTTAACTAGATCGCTGTGCCCTATAGGCTCAGAGGAAAAACGTACAACAGGATGACTTGAACAATGAAGCTGAGAGTGGTGCTGCCAAGATGGCCCTTGAAATGGAGCAGAGCATCAGCATCTTTGATGAGACCCTGCAAAATATGAAGAATGCCACTGGTTACACAGATACAGAGGTATGTATCGGAAACAGCATCATTTTTATCGCCCCTCCACTTGATTTGTGCAGGTTACCATCAATACAGTCTTTTAATGGGGTGCGCTTGCTCTGTTTGTTACTAATGGGCAAAATAAAGAGATCAGAAAATTGCGAAACTATAGCATTAGCAAATTTCTTCCGTAAATCTTGAGTATATTTGTGTGCCCTGTATGTAGGAGGTCATGAAGCGTTACATCGCCCAGAGGGAGACGCATCGGCATCTGAGCGCAGTGAAAGAAGACAACGAATATATTCTGCAGCAGCTAAAGGAACAGAAGGTGCTCCTGAAGCAACAATTCGAGGCCATGAAGTATACGGGAGAAACACAACTATCGAGGTGAGAAAGTGTATAATAAGCATACTGACATAAACTCAATGGGTACTAGAAGCCAAATCTTTTTCTCCGTTTGTAGTGAGCAGAGGTTGCTGGACGAGTGTGACAAGGAGCTAGTGACGAAGCAGCAGAGTTGTGAAACATCTAAGGAACGTCTGTCTTCCCTTGTCAAAACCATCAGCACTATCCAAGCTGGAGTGGAGCACCTGGCAGACAAACTTAGTCACGTCtctctggtaaaaaaaaaaaaaaaaaacattaatatgTACAATACATTACCTTCGGCCTCCCCACTCCTTTCTTTGTGATGGCCTGCACCACCAAAATAACATTCAGCACATTAGATGATTTTTATTCACGTGTTGTCTCTTTTGTCCTTGTTGAAGAATGAACCTCCATCAGATATTTCTACCAAATCAGAAGAGTTTGTGGTGTATCTGCTGAATCAGTGTGAGCGCAAGGTGCTCTCACTGCAGAACAAGCTTCAAGGGAAAGATCTCAATGAGATTTCAAAAGacatggaggaagaagaggtgagacacgcgcgcacacgcgcacacacacatacatgcgcaCACGCAAAGAaattaagataaaaaaaatacattttgaaacaaAAGCTCAATGTAATGAACATTTGTCaactaaaagaaaaatacatcatcgtaaaaaaaaaatgctttggaaAAATGAGTTTTCAGTCACCTACAGCAGAATGCATTTGGCTGATGGATAGATAGGCAGACGGATGGACTGACCGACATACAGACACAGAGGCACAAACAAATATTGTATATGACATCTACTGGCTTTTCACAACGTGTATTCTTGTCTAGTTCTATTTTATGATTGAGAAACAACTGCCTGCTTATAACAAGCGAGTCACTGTGTCTGAAGACCAAGAGATGGCCCTCTTAACCAACGGTGAGATTACACAAAAGCACACACTCGggcgtgcgcacgcacacactgactCGTACTGTTGGTTTCAGAGGAGGAGAATGAAGAGGATGACGGCATCCTTTCACGAGAGGCGCTGAAGCGCCGCTCACAGGCTCTGATTGAGTCCATGTCCAACAAGAAATCCTGGAAATTGAAGAAGGGCAAATAAATGAGATCCTGACAGGCAGGGGAGATGTTTGATTAGGTATCGTAGGTAGGTAGGTGCACAAATCACTAAGgtgattaaataaaataaactataCTATGCtgtaaatagaataaaaatagaatacttAGGATACTCAAAGATAAAAGAAAATCAAAGATGCATcctggaaaagaaaaataaggATATTGGACTTGAAAGTGATGACCTCCAGAACTGATTTAAAGCTTTGTTCTACTCTCTATGCAGTTAGAAGaatgtatttttcatttttaaatgatcCTTTAGGTTATATGGTGTGTGACGCACAGACATATTTTTGAGGGCGACCCCAGGTCACCAGGAGGTCAAAGTTGACTTTGTTGGTATGGTAAGGGTCGACCTGTGCGTGCATTAGGTGCTCATGCTCAAGGGTTATGTGAAACCTGTTTAAAGTTTGCTTGAGGGTTGCTAGGTGGAGTGACTGTTCATCTACTAAATTTAGAACAATAGTTTAAGAAATATTTGAGCATTACCACAATGATGTTCTGTTTTGAATGCCTCAAACAGCTGTCTCTGAGTCAACCAGATGAGtttttacagtaaataaaactCCTTTGACCCCTCCGACTGAGTCACTTGTACAGTAGCCcacatttgtttgtgtgtgtgtgtactcgtTGTATAGTATTTTTGGAGTTGGGTTGTTACGGCTATGAATACAAATGAGTTTCCACTAAGTGAGATGAGAAATGAACTGCGTGCCACTGCGCATATTGACAGGAGAAAACCTGAATTATATCATATTGTTTAATCCCacttataaatatataatattaattGTTTAATCTTAATGTGACGGATGGACCATCAATAGGTTTTTGGTCCACATGTATATCAAAACATAACCTGAGGCATAGCTATACTGTATATCAAATCAAGATAAATTAAACAGATTTCATGCGTCAAGCATCAAATGATATATGACATAATATGACCAATACATAAGAATTCATGTAAGTAGTAAAAAGTAATGAAAATTATTTTGTACACTTTGTAATACAGTTCTTAATATTACAGATACAAGAAAATATCAAGAaacataagaagtcaaaaacaaaaacaaaaaaaagtgaataatTCACACAATATGCActtcttttttatttgtcaAGTGAGCTTTAATGAATATCACTTTcaaacacaaaatattttaaacGGTTTTAATTTTGCAGATGTACACTTAGGGATATGAGACTTTACCAACACAATATACAAATCAATGGTTG comes from the Syngnathus scovelli strain Florida chromosome 5, RoL_Ssco_1.2, whole genome shotgun sequence genome and includes:
- the odad3 gene encoding coiled-coil domain-containing protein 151; translated protein: MLFETDNKPTVYDQIADFQRKLQLLESDRSAYYESSQSALEKNRQHILQLREENRDLKKRVSEAEADEQQLVQSAIHGRGVEKDTGPLMSGKAALSKLEHRVTSKMKRLNALKHATQTHQRRLEDLKRECLRLEAMGFNQALSDKEEITMKLRSLQNCLEKNQLKCKEAANIMTNYLKLKSHLQEESLTFQGQIDDLEAEIIKHRKEVHEVQEMNNKAQLSKETAIVELQQQEERFYKEHQEKDYLLAIYRKRVQEIKARAEKLDAQRKNVQQDDLNNEAESGAAKMALEMEQSISIFDETLQNMKNATGYTDTEEVMKRYIAQRETHRHLSAVKEDNEYILQQLKEQKVLLKQQFEAMKYTGETQLSSEQRLLDECDKELVTKQQSCETSKERLSSLVKTISTIQAGVEHLADKLSHVSLNEPPSDISTKSEEFVVYLLNQCERKVLSLQNKLQGKDLNEISKDMEEEEFYFMIEKQLPAYNKRVTVSEDQEMALLTNEEENEEDDGILSREALKRRSQALIESMSNKKSWKLKKGK